One window from the genome of Hyphomonas neptunium ATCC 15444 encodes:
- a CDS encoding class I adenylate-forming enzyme family protein yields the protein MSTDLLPPNWPAMSVAQANAALAGPGSPLELEDAVIRGVPMKVYKNAPPNIPVILDLAAEQFPDRTYLVYQNERVTFSALQLAVRKLAAEMRDTYGIKKGDRVAIVMRNYPQWPLGFYAALSLGAIATPMNSWWTAEELEYGLSFAGVKLAIMDLQIYERFRDHLDKLPELKNVLIARDTTEEIADPRVSSLDAIVGHPNDWEDLPDAGPTGVEIGPDDDATIMYTSGTTGKPKGALATHRAVITNMFNSSACQARMFLRKGEPVPAPDPDAMRATLISIPFFHATGSFAILIPSALRGDKVVAMYKWDAGEALPIIEGEKISAVGGVPAIAWQILEHPDRDKYNLSSIQAISYGGAPSAPELVSTIKKRFPEAAPGNGWGMTETCATATLNIGEDYVNRPSSAGAPPAAVELKICDPDGNDMPAGEVGELWCKSAANCRQYWNRPDATAETFRNGWVVTGDLARIDEEGFLYLVDRAKDMLIRGGENVYCIEVESALYDHPAVMDAAVVGIAHKILGEEVGAVVQLKPGKAASEAELRAHVAGQLAAFKVPVEIQFQDEPLPRNANGKILKAELRQRFKARA from the coding sequence ATGTCGACAGACCTTCTTCCCCCAAACTGGCCCGCAATGTCGGTCGCACAGGCAAATGCGGCTCTGGCGGGACCGGGATCGCCCCTGGAACTTGAAGACGCGGTCATTCGCGGCGTTCCGATGAAGGTTTACAAGAACGCGCCGCCAAATATCCCGGTGATCCTCGATCTTGCGGCCGAGCAGTTCCCGGACCGGACCTATCTCGTCTACCAGAATGAGCGCGTAACCTTCAGCGCGCTGCAACTGGCGGTCCGGAAGCTCGCCGCTGAAATGCGCGATACGTACGGGATCAAGAAGGGCGACCGCGTGGCGATTGTCATGCGCAATTATCCGCAATGGCCGCTGGGGTTTTATGCGGCCCTGAGCCTTGGCGCGATCGCGACGCCGATGAACTCCTGGTGGACGGCCGAGGAGCTGGAATATGGCCTCTCCTTCGCCGGAGTGAAACTGGCGATCATGGACCTGCAGATTTATGAGCGCTTCCGGGATCATCTCGACAAGTTGCCAGAGCTGAAGAACGTGCTCATTGCGCGCGATACCACAGAAGAGATTGCAGACCCGCGCGTGTCGTCGCTGGATGCCATCGTCGGCCATCCCAACGATTGGGAGGATCTGCCAGATGCCGGGCCGACGGGTGTCGAGATTGGCCCCGATGACGACGCGACGATCATGTATACGTCCGGTACAACGGGGAAGCCCAAAGGGGCACTGGCAACCCACCGCGCCGTTATCACCAATATGTTCAACTCGTCGGCCTGTCAGGCGCGGATGTTCCTACGCAAGGGTGAGCCGGTTCCGGCGCCCGATCCGGACGCGATGCGGGCGACGCTGATTTCCATTCCCTTCTTCCACGCGACCGGTTCCTTCGCGATCCTCATTCCTTCGGCGCTTCGCGGCGACAAGGTGGTTGCGATGTATAAATGGGATGCGGGCGAGGCGTTGCCGATCATTGAGGGCGAGAAGATTTCCGCCGTGGGCGGCGTTCCGGCGATTGCCTGGCAAATCCTGGAACATCCGGACAGAGATAAATATAATCTCTCCTCCATTCAGGCGATTTCCTATGGCGGGGCGCCGTCTGCGCCGGAGCTTGTGTCCACCATCAAGAAACGTTTCCCTGAAGCGGCTCCCGGCAATGGCTGGGGCATGACGGAAACCTGTGCGACCGCCACACTTAATATCGGTGAGGATTATGTGAACCGGCCTTCCAGCGCCGGAGCGCCACCCGCCGCCGTGGAACTCAAGATCTGTGATCCCGACGGGAATGACATGCCCGCCGGGGAAGTGGGCGAGCTCTGGTGCAAGAGCGCGGCAAACTGCCGGCAATACTGGAACCGGCCCGATGCGACCGCGGAGACGTTCCGCAATGGATGGGTCGTGACCGGTGACCTCGCGCGGATCGACGAAGAGGGGTTCCTCTACCTGGTCGACCGGGCGAAGGACATGCTGATCCGGGGCGGCGAAAACGTTTACTGTATCGAAGTGGAGAGCGCGCTTTACGATCATCCGGCAGTGATGGACGCGGCCGTAGTCGGCATTGCGCACAAGATCCTCGGTGAGGAGGTCGGCGCGGTTGTTCAGCTGAAGCCAGGCAAAGCCGCGAGCGAAGCGGAGCTGCGCGCGCATGTGGCCGGGCAGCTGGCGGCGTTCAAAGTGCCGGTGGAAATCCAATTTCAGGACGAGCCGCTTCCACGCAATGCAAACGGCAAGATCCTGAAGGCAGAATTGCGCCAGCGCTTCAAGGCGCGGGCATAA
- a CDS encoding tetratricopeptide repeat protein gives MIRLSLAAMASALVLAACASQPDPLARPDAPVVVPSQYELGMSTAEELQDAGNVPTAIQRLMQLAGDPELAPEEKAHVLYEMGVLSMSPTGYNLPGAVGYFDEVIATYPGTEWARRAEAKLPEARAQVGALNIVLESPDSTNTERFYALMNLGRHEDAIDLMTQYSIEPDNDVKLAMYQIGYLCDETGLTGQSYTVEDRDGTTRRLRFCDFGK, from the coding sequence ATGATCCGTCTCAGCCTCGCCGCCATGGCGTCCGCGCTGGTGCTCGCCGCCTGCGCCTCTCAGCCAGACCCACTTGCCCGGCCGGACGCGCCGGTTGTGGTTCCTTCCCAGTATGAGCTGGGCATGAGCACGGCAGAAGAACTCCAGGATGCCGGCAATGTGCCGACCGCCATTCAGCGCCTGATGCAGCTGGCAGGCGATCCCGAGCTTGCGCCGGAAGAGAAGGCCCATGTGCTCTATGAAATGGGCGTGCTGAGCATGAGCCCGACCGGATACAATCTTCCAGGGGCTGTCGGGTATTTTGACGAAGTGATCGCGACCTATCCGGGTACGGAATGGGCGCGCCGGGCCGAAGCTAAACTGCCAGAGGCGCGCGCGCAGGTCGGCGCTCTGAATATCGTTCTGGAATCTCCCGATTCGACCAATACGGAGCGCTTCTATGCGCTGATGAACCTGGGCCGCCACGAAGACGCCATCGACCTGATGACCCAATACTCGATCGAGCCGGACAATGACGTGAAGCTTGCCATGTATCAGATCGGCTATCTTTGCGATGAAACCGGGCTGACCGGGCAGAGCTACACTGTAGAGGACCGGGATGGCACGACGCGCAGACTGCGCTTTTGCGATTTTGGAAAGTAA
- a CDS encoding aldo/keto reductase codes for MKRRIGDRMVHPVGLGCMNIMHAYGPPADEGEAKALLVRALDIGCDFLDTATIYGLGRSEALIGEALGARRKEYFLASKCVLGFRDRERVLDGRPEAIKAACEASLKRLQTDVIDLYYLHRPDHKVPIEESAGAMADLIKEGKIRYYGLSEMGEEQLRRAHAVHPVAALQSEYSLWVRNPEIAVLEACRELGVALVAFSPVGRGFLADPPADPASFHATDMRRSMFPRFSDENYAGNLPLLDTARVVAAEAGCRVAQLAIAWTMAMGDHVLPIPGTRNIAHLEENHAAAGVRLTAEQVARLNAAFSPERAVGPRYSPAGQASVTTEMFDFEKRQHGG; via the coding sequence ATGAAGCGACGCATAGGGGACCGGATGGTCCACCCTGTTGGTTTGGGCTGCATGAACATCATGCATGCCTATGGTCCGCCAGCGGATGAAGGCGAAGCGAAGGCGTTGCTTGTCCGGGCGCTGGATATTGGCTGCGATTTTCTCGACACGGCAACGATCTACGGTCTTGGCCGCAGCGAGGCGTTGATTGGCGAGGCTCTGGGTGCTCGCCGCAAAGAATACTTCCTCGCGAGCAAGTGTGTGTTGGGGTTTCGGGACCGCGAGCGCGTTCTGGATGGGCGGCCGGAGGCAATCAAGGCGGCGTGTGAGGCCAGCCTGAAGCGTCTGCAAACGGATGTGATTGATCTCTACTATCTTCACCGGCCGGATCACAAAGTTCCCATCGAGGAGTCTGCCGGGGCAATGGCCGACCTCATCAAGGAGGGCAAGATCCGGTATTACGGCCTTTCCGAAATGGGCGAGGAGCAGCTGCGCCGGGCGCATGCGGTGCATCCGGTAGCAGCTCTGCAATCGGAATACTCGCTATGGGTGCGCAATCCGGAGATTGCTGTTCTGGAAGCCTGCCGGGAGCTGGGCGTTGCGCTGGTGGCGTTCTCACCGGTTGGGCGGGGGTTTCTGGCCGATCCGCCCGCTGATCCGGCAAGCTTTCATGCGACGGATATGCGCCGGTCCATGTTCCCGAGGTTTTCGGACGAAAATTATGCGGGCAACCTTCCGCTTCTGGACACTGCGCGGGTTGTGGCTGCTGAGGCCGGTTGCCGCGTGGCGCAGCTTGCCATCGCCTGGACGATGGCGATGGGGGATCATGTTTTGCCCATTCCGGGGACGCGCAATATCGCGCATCTTGAAGAGAACCACGCGGCCGCAGGCGTTCGTCTGACAGCGGAGCAAGTCGCACGTCTGAATGCAGCTTTTTCACCGGAGCGTGCCGTTGGCCCGCGATACTCACCGGCCGGGCAGGCGAGTGTAACAACGGAGATGTTTGACTTCGAGAAGCGCCAGCATGGCGGATAA